TAAGGAAATCTATGTTAACTAAACTTTCCTCATACTATACACAACACAATACAACCTAAATTAAGCATGACATGAGTGATCAATAAATTATCCAAACTAAGCAACTCACAAAGGATTAAAGTGGCCATCCACAATTTCTTAACCTGGCACATACCTAGTACGACGATGATGAGCAATTACTTGAGACAAGGACAAATTACATCGTATGTAGCCCTAGAAATGACGGACAAACTATATGTTTGTGGCCCGCTGGTGTAGGAGAGACTTGGCTCAGTATACcatgtaaaattaaaagattTATAGTAAATTTTGAAGTACTTTGTGATTCTACACGAGTAACATTGACAAGAAAACAAGATACAATGCAAcattaagaaatcaaaacaaaacacagGAAATACCTTAAAAAAGCCAAAACAAAACGATTTATATGTCAAACTCGCATCCATGCAAGTTGAGTGTGAGCCATCTCACCTATAATTAGGTAGACATAAATATTAGAGACTTTAGCATTAGTGAATTTGAGTTCGTTCACCAGAATAAGTGGTTAAGAGTGTTGGAAGTTATTGAATTTATCTACTAAATTTGGCGTTCGCAATTTGGTAGATTTGGTttgtttttcatagttttgattaAGATTTCCATTATATATGTTTCTTTATTTATCAGTTTTCAAATTTATTGTAGGATTCGGATCGTTTGTAATTATGGAGAAGAATAGATGGCATATGAGATCCCATGAGAATGGGTGCTTTTCATTCTAATTACTTTAAATAAAACGACGAATTCTAGTTTGTCAACAATGTCGTTGTAGTATAGTGGTAAGTATTCCCGCCTGTCACGCGGGTGACCCGGGTtcgatccccggcaacggcgcttCTGTTTTTTATATTCCGTCTCGACTTTTATGAACTTTCTCTTACTGTCGGTCACCCAATGAAAAGTCACCCACCAATCAAATGGTTCTTCTAAACAGGCTTTTCTCGTTTTCAACCCATTGGCCAATCACATTGCAGGGTCacatatcaaattacaaattCAGGTGGTTTTAATTAGAATTAACTCCCCTCATACGTAGAGATTTTCAAAATGTGTCATATGGGCTTTAGTTATTTCACGTTGCACCATAAGATTTTATTATTGTATGAATTACGTTTTTTTATCTATTTGATCGTTTAATTTTCCATTAAATTGatgagtttttaattaatttggtaCAAATATTGACTTATATGCTAATCGATTTACGGATTCTACTTTCATCAGGTCATCAATTTAATGAAGTTTCAAATAATtttgtagaaaaatatgaaTTGATACAATTTGAAAACTTCAAGATGTAATGTTAGAAATTTAACGGGCATTCTATGCCATCTTGATTCCCCTTCTTTGAGGGACAGGTCGAATAGTCGAAGAAGGGTATGGGATATTTCCTATTTCCAAAACTTCATGGCCCAATTTGAAAAATATCCCAAACCTAAAAGGTATAAAATGTAATTATCTCTTTTAATTTCTTCAATCTCAAATGGCCCTCTCGTTTTCGTTCCCGCCACAAACACCTcccctccctctctttctctgagaactataaattaaatattttgcCGCTAATTTACTGTCGTCCTTTCGAAAGCTCAGACCTAAAACATGACGAAGCCTCCGAAAGTCGCCGGAGAAACAAAACCCAGTGGAGCGGCGGAGAAGCCAGACGATCTCGAAATCACATCCATCGGCTCCCTCTACACCGGACCTTGGGACAAGAAGTACTGGAGCTCCTCCCGGGTTCGATTTTCCTCTTTCCCACCTCTTAATTTCGAAAATCTAGAGTTTAGGTTAGGGTTTGTGAGATTTGattgattgaattaaattagGATGAGTAATTAGTTTAGTGATAAAGTATTATAAGACTATAAAGTTGGTGATTATTTTCAGTATCATCCTAATTTTAACATGAATTCATGCTGTCTTTGAAATTTTGTTGAATTGTATTGAAATTTTGTAGGGGAAAGATCGGTATCCGTATCCGGTTGGGTATCAGGCGGTTCGAGCTCACAATGGGAGCACATATAAGATGGAGATTCAAGAAGGTCCTAAAGGACCTTTATTTTCGGTTTGTAGCCAAACCCCTGCAGCTTTTGATTGTTTAATGATATTTTAATGACATTCAGTTTTTCGGTTGCATAttttgattttatgcttgaatgGAAAGGTAATTTTTTAAATGTGCAGATTATTTGTGCTGATGGACAATCCTGTTCTGGGCAAACCCCAGATATGGCATGGGAGAAATTTCAGAAGAAATTTTTTCCCCGGTTGAAGATTTGGCATGGGAAGAGGTTTTCGTGCAAGATTGATGGTGTGGAGGTAGAAATTGATTCCTTTTTCGTTTGTAGTTTACGTCGGAATTGCTTTTATTGTAAGCAATTGGGTTTTGTTGTTACTTTCTTCTGTGGACACTCCTagcaagaaagaaaaatgtCTAAGTTAATtaacatgaaaaacataaatgtcCTTAGCAACATTAAGATTTTGGTTCATCTGAAACACATTCACTAGTGACACAGTAAACTATGCTATGTGACAACTTATTGCGTTAGTCATCTTCTACATGTTCAGTTAATTTCAACTCATGACTCAACTCTCCATAAACTAGTCCCTTCTGATATAGGTTATTAGGTTATTTCAACTCGTCTATTGGAATGGCGCCTTTTCTGAATCTGATCAACCTCTATGCAGGatgatatttattatttaaCCATTCTGTCTGCTAGAGAAGCATAGGATTTCCTTTCCATTTTACTTTGTTCTTCACATGTTTGCTGAAATAAATCAAACAGAAATGATAGTAACTCagaagattgattttttttttttttcgcgtTTTAAATGCAGTTTTTTGGCTTCAAAAATCCATTTGTCCAGAGGTTACTTCGGGAGATGGCAGCAAATGTTAATGGAACTGCAGAAAGGAGTTTGTTACCTTTGAGCTTCTGTAACAGGGCCTCTGGAACAGATGTTGATAATCATTCCCCAGAGCCATGTTCATTCATGGCATCACCACGAATCACAGGGAAGCGAAGTAGGAGACGTGAACTTGTAAATTCGAAGTCATTCAGTTCGGCTAGCATTAAAAGAAGCAGACCTGAATATCTGGCATCTGTAGCTGAGGCTTCAAAAGGGAAGAAGAGATATCATAATAATGGGAAGAATGCTGTGAATGAAGATGACATTTGTAAATATCAGAAGGTACTGCCACCATTACCTGCTCATCAAGAAGAGAGTGAGTTTTCAGCCAAAGATAGTTTGCCATTAGATTCTGCTGGCGTCTCCAATCATCTCAGGAAGGATGCTGATCATGAAGACACAAGGCTTTTTACGAGTTCTGGAAATTGTAAATCTACTGGGGTAGCCAGCAACTTGTCTGCAAATGAAGATAAACCTGTGAGCACATTTTCTGTTCTTATTCATCTTCCCCCCAAACCCCAAACGAAGCTGAAAATACTGCACTATTTTATTGGTTCCCTTTTGATTCGTATATTTTTGTAAATGCTTGAAAACACAAGTTTTCACATATGCCCAAATATTTATGTGCTTACATCACTGCTTACTTCAAACTAGGCTTCTCTTTGCTTGTTTAGAAAAGATGTCCATCGTCATCAATTTGACTTGTGTCACAGTTCTGTATTGAATTTCTGTTGATTGAGACATTCTCAACTTCTTACAGCTTGATAGGTCTCAAGATGCGAATCCAATGGAACTAGAAGACAAAAATGTAGATGCTACAGTGCCAAAAGATTCCGAAGGTCTTACTGATGTTGGCCTTTATGCTCCAGATACCTTTGATTTAACACAGGGTAATCTTAACTCTCCATTTGTTTCATACTCTGTAGTTCCACTGTGATCACCACAGCTTGTGGCTTCAAGTATGGTAATTGATCATCATCTTTCGTTTTTGTTGTCTTAATGCAGATAAGACTTCTGATTCTGCTCCAACTATCCAGGATAGAAGTGCCTTGAAGGTGGTCATTCCTGAAGGGTTGCTGACAGAATCACATCAAAAAGTCTCGCCACCATTAGTGCATTTAGTACCTGCTCATCATGAAGAGAGTGACTTTTCAGCCAAAGATAGTTTGCCACTGGATTCTGTTTGCTTCTCCAATCATCTCAGGAAGGATTCTGCCCATGAAGAAGCAAGGCTTTTGGTTGGTTCTGGAAGTTGTAAATCTACTGTGTTAGCCAGCAACTTGCCTGTAGATGAAGAAAAACCTGTGAGCTCATTTCCCTTTTTATTCATCTTCCCTCAAAACCCCATGGGAAGCTGAAAATACTTCACTATTTTGTTGAATCCAATTTGATTCACATATCCTtggaaaccttttgaaaacacatTCTCACATatccttaaatatttatttacatCACTGTGGTTAGTCCAAACTAGGCTTCTCTAAGCTTGTTCAGAAAAGTTGTCCATTTGTCCTCAGTTTTGCTTATGTCATGGTTCTGTAGTCGGTTTTCTGTTGAATAACATACTCTACAGTGTGACAGGTCTCAAGATTTCAACCTGATGGCACCAGAAGATAAAAATATGGATTCTACAATACCAAAAGATTCCGAAGCTCTTACTGATCTTTGTGCTCCTGATACCTTAGATTTTACACAGGGTAATCATTAACTATCCGCTTGTTTCATAGTATGCCATTCCATTGTGAGTACCCCAGATGGTGGCTTCAAGTATTGGTAATTGATAATCTATTCCACTATTTCCGCATCAAATGCAGATAATACTTCTGAATCTGCTTCAACCATCCAGGATAGAAGTGCCTTGAATGTGGTCATTTCTGAAGGTTTGGTGACTGAATCACACCCAGAACAAGAAACAGACGCTTCTAAACCAAATGCAAGTTCTGAAATTAATGATTTTGATTCAGTTGGAGAAGAAATGGCCAAGTCAATGATGACATTTCTTCTTCCGCAAGCTATTCCTTTGCTGAAGAAGGGTTCGAGAAAGGAAAAGGGTACTGTTAGCCCTTCAGAAATTCTGCCTTGTATGCTGAAATCTCAAGAGGAAATTAATGAAACCAGTGCTCCATCCACTGGTACTGCATTGAACATTATTAGTTTTACACTCGGCCCTTTTATAGTTCGTTGGTTATTCTTTTCTTTATACTTGTAGGTGCAATGCTTGCTGCAACTAAAGATGCTGAGGAAGAAGGGATGTATACCCTAAATAGCGATCTTGGTTCAATTGTTCCAATAAGGTCTATTGTTCCTGACAGTTTAGAGGGTGATCAATATGGTGACCGTGTAGTCAACCACAATATATGTTCCACTGATAAGGCTGAAGCTGATGAAGATAGTTCTGACGATGCATGCCTTCTCAACAGTTATCGGCAAGTTGTTTCTGTTAATAAGCATAACAAATCATTAGATGATCATCTTGAGATCAATGGAAGCAAATATATCATGGATTCTACTGGGAGGCTTGAGGAATGTGACACATACATATCTGGGTCTCTTTCAGTTTGTACATCTCCTCATAACAGAGTCGTTTCTGAAGAAATCAGGGATGAATTTGCTAATAGGGATGGATGCTCACTCGGTGTTATCCAATCTAAGCAAAGCAAAGAAACTTCAGATAATCTCCCTGAAGGTATTTTTTTTACACCAATTGTTTCAgttaacttttatttttgttcccAAATTCTGGGATGTGTCTATCTAAGGTACTCATTTTCCGTCTAGTTGGTGAGATGAAGCGCCTTCTATTTCTACTGGCCTCGTAAGTTAGATAAAATGACATGACATTTTAGTTTCTTTGTGTGAGTTGTCACAATTTGTTACGATTTCTTTACTCTGTAGTACTTTTTTTCTATTATCAGGTTATGAACAAATTAGTGATCCGaactccatattttttttttccaactctATGTGCACTGTTTCTTAGGAAATTCTAGCTAACTCAAGTACTGATTCTGGTTATTCAGCGATAGATGTAATTGAGGATAACCAAAGAGGCATGTTGAATTCTTCAAAAACATCAGAGAATGAAAATGCTGATAAGAGAACTGTTGCAGAAATTGGAAATGAGTCGTTTAATAAAGTTTCGAACTTAGTATATACCAGGAGGAAAGTTCACAAAGGAAATTACAGTGCTCCGTTCTCAGAGAGTATAGTATGCAGAAATAATGGTGATATTTGTGTGCCTGAATCATACCCTTCCACAGAGACTTTGCTTGCGTTGGAGACTTTGCAAATGGGTTCTTCTGATGACACTTCAAATAAGAGAGATTCATTCTGTGCTGAAGCCAAGATTGGGGGACATTCCAGTTGTTTGAATGCAGAGAAACCTTCCACGATATCTAAAGGTCCCATAAACAGTAGTGTTCCTGCTGTATTACAAGATCAAGCATTAGTTGGTGCCTCTGGAGAAAATGATACTTCGTACTCACTTGATTTGCCTGTTTCACGTGTAGAAAACCATGTTGACAAGGATGTGGTTGAACATGAGAACCTCCTCGAGTTAAACAACTCTGAAACATCTCAGAAACAGGGGATGATCATCATTCATGATCCCAATAGTATTCCACATCATTCAGACTCGAAGTCTCACAGTATGGAATTTAATAAGGAACTAGTGGGCAATCTTGAGTTTGTGGGATGTTATTCCCATCAAAGTCCTGTTTTGTCAGCGTTGTTGAGTGCAAAGGGGACTGAAACTTACGTTTGTGTTTTATGTGGCCATCTGGTTGACAAGGACGGAAGCCTATTCATCTACAAGATACAATTCGAGGGACCAAGTGTTGGATGCCCTTCTTTTGTTGGTCACACATCCGTAACATGGCCCATGCGAAAAGACTACTTTGGTAAAGTAAGTTCTCGTATTTATTTGGCTTGGTAGACTTGTGTGCTTTATTATCAATTTTTTTGACATATGTGTTTACTCTTTGCCAGATTTCTTTGGAAAGATCCAGTTTGCAATTCACTCCAGATGGGCGATGTCTTGTTTTACTTGACAGCATTAAAACACCTTACTGCAGGTTAACCATCTATGCAGATTTTTAAAAAGTAATGTCATAAATTAGGATTAAAGTTACTAAGAAGGATTTCCTTTAAATATTCTTAGGCAGGGGAGTATCAATTGTTCATGCTCCACATGTACGTCAAACCGCTCAGAGGAGAATACAGTGAAGATTGTGGAAGTAAAACTTGGTTATGTTTCAGTGGTGGCAAGATTGAAAGCAGTAGACAGTTTAGAATGTATATTGGTTTGTAAACCCAACAATATTGTTGCTGTTGGAGAAAGTGGGAGACTGCATCTGTGGGTTATGAACTCAATGTG
The nucleotide sequence above comes from Malus sylvestris chromosome 16, drMalSylv7.2, whole genome shotgun sequence. Encoded proteins:
- the LOC126606259 gene encoding uncharacterized protein LOC126606259 isoform X2, translated to MTKPPKVAGETKPSGAAEKPDDLEITSIGSLYTGPWDKKYWSSSRGKDRYPYPVGYQAVRAHNGSTYKMEIQEGPKGPLFSIICADGQSCSGQTPDMAWEKFQKKFFPRLKIWHGKRFSCKIDGVERLLREMAANVNGTAERSLLPLSFCNRASGTDVDNHSPEPCSFMASPRITGKRSRRRELVNSKSFSSASIKRSRPEYLASVAEASKGKKRYHNNGKNAVNEDDICKYQKVLPPLPAHQEESEFSAKDSLPLDSAGVSNHLRKDADHEDTRLFTSSGNCKSTGVASNLSANEDKPLDRSQDANPMELEDKNVDATVPKDSEGLTDVGLYAPDTFDLTQDKTSDSAPTIQDRSALKVVIPEGLLTESHQKVSPPLVHLVPAHHEESDFSAKDSLPLDSVCFSNHLRKDSAHEEARLLVGSGSCKSTVLASNLPVDEEKPCDRSQDFNLMAPEDKNMDSTIPKDSEALTDLCAPDTLDFTQDNTSESASTIQDRSALNVVISEGLVTESHPEQETDASKPNASSEINDFDSVGEEMAKSMMTFLLPQAIPLLKKGSRKEKGTVSPSEILPCMLKSQEEINETSAPSTGAMLAATKDAEEEGMYTLNSDLGSIVPIRSIVPDSLEGDQYGDRVVNHNICSTDKAEADEDSSDDACLLNSYRQVVSVNKHNKSLDDHLEINGSKYIMDSTGRLEECDTYISGSLSVCTSPHNRVVSEEIRDEFANRDGCSLGVIQSKQSKETSDNLPEAIDVIEDNQRGMLNSSKTSENENADKRTVAEIGNESFNKVSNLVYTRRKVHKGNYSAPFSESIVCRNNGDICVPESYPSTETLLALETLQMGSSDDTSNKRDSFCAEAKIGGHSSCLNAEKPSTISKGPINSSVPAVLQDQALVGASGENDTSYSLDLPVSRVENHVDKDVVEHENLLELNNSETSQKQGMIIIHDPNSIPHHSDSKSHSMEFNKELVGNLEFVGCYSHQSPVLSALLSAKGTETYVCVLCGHLVDKDGSLFIYKIQFEGPSVGCPSFVGHTSVTWPMRKDYFGKISLERSSLQFTPDGRCLVLLDSIKTPYCRQGSINCSCSTCTSNRSEENTVKIVEVKLGYVSVVARLKAVDSLECILVCKPNNIVAVGESGRLHLWVMNSMWSAQIENYVLPAEDCISPGIVELKRTPNCTHIVVGHNGCGEFSLWDISKRILVSTFSASSTSVCQFIPVSLFTWQIQCPVSGYSDIEEHLKQMMPATCDGQFSLEGEDLAVWLLVSSSSDFDSQDYMSGDCDLNPVGRWRLALTVKNTMIFGSTLDPRAAVVGASAGQGICGTSDGLVYTWELSTGTKIGDMHQFNGGRVSCIATDDSRSGAVAVACDNRLLVYMHSEKQSVN
- the LOC126606259 gene encoding uncharacterized protein LOC126606259 isoform X4, yielding MTKPPKVAGETKPSGAAEKPDDLEITSIGSLYTGPWDKKYWSSSRGKDRYPYPVGYQAVRAHNGSTYKMEIQEGPKGPLFSIICADGQSCSGQTPDMAWEKFQKKFFPRLKIWHGKRFSCKIDGVEFFGFKNPFVQRLLREMAANVNGTAERSLLPLSFCNRASGTDVDNHSPEPCSFMASPRITGKRSRRRELVNSKSFSSASIKRSRPEYLASVAEASKGKKRYHNNGKNAVNEDDICKYQKVLPPLPAHQEESEFSAKDSLPLDSAGVSNHLRKDADHEDTRLFTSSGNCKSTGVASNLSANEDKPLDRSQDANPMELEDKNVDATVPKDSEGLTDVGLYAPDTFDLTQDKTSDSAPTIQDRSALKVVIPEGLLTESHQKVSPPLVHLVPAHHEESDFSAKDSLPLDSVCFSNHLRKDSAHEEARLLVGSGSCKSTVLASNLPVDEEKPCDRSQDFNLMAPEDKNMDSTIPKDSEALTDLCAPDTLDFTQDNTSESASTIQDRSALNVVISEGLVTESHPEQETDASKPNASSEINDFDSVGEEMAKSMMTFLLPQAIPLLKKGSRKEKGTVSPSEILPCMLKSQEEINETSAPSTGAMLAATKDAEEEGMYTLNSDLGSIVPIRSIVPDSLEGDQYGDRVVNHNICSTDKAEADEDSSDDACLLNSYRQVVSVNKHNKSLDDHLEINGSKYIMDSTGRLEECDTYISGSLSVCTSPHNRVVSEEIRDEFANRDGCSLGVIQSKQSKETSDNLPEETLLALETLQMGSSDDTSNKRDSFCAEAKIGGHSSCLNAEKPSTISKGPINSSVPAVLQDQALVGASGENDTSYSLDLPVSRVENHVDKDVVEHENLLELNNSETSQKQGMIIIHDPNSIPHHSDSKSHSMEFNKELVGNLEFVGCYSHQSPVLSALLSAKGTETYVCVLCGHLVDKDGSLFIYKIQFEGPSVGCPSFVGHTSVTWPMRKDYFGKISLERSSLQFTPDGRCLVLLDSIKTPYCRQGSINCSCSTCTSNRSEENTVKIVEVKLGYVSVVARLKAVDSLECILVCKPNNIVAVGESGRLHLWVMNSMWSAQIENYVLPAEDCISPGIVELKRTPNCTHIVVGHNGCGEFSLWDISKRILVSTFSASSTSVCQFIPVSLFTWQIQCPVSGYSDIEEHLKQMMPATCDGQFSLEGEDLAVWLLVSSSSDFDSQDYMSGDCDLNPVGRWRLALTVKNTMIFGSTLDPRAAVVGASAGQGICGTSDGLVYTWELSTGTKIGDMHQFNGGRVSCIATDDSRSGAVAVACDNRLLVYMHSEKQSVN
- the LOC126606259 gene encoding uncharacterized protein LOC126606259 isoform X3 produces the protein MTKPPKVAGETKPSGAAEKPDDLEITSIGSLYTGPWDKKYWSSSRGKDRYPYPVGYQAVRAHNGSTYKMEIQEGPKGPLFSIICADGQSCSGQTPDMAWEKFQKKFFPRLKIWHGKRFSCKIDGVEFFGFKNPFVQRLLREMAANVNGTAERSLLPLSFCNRASGTDVDNHSPEPCSFMASPRITGKRSRRRELVNSKSFSSASIKRSRPEYLASVAEASKGKKRYHNNGKNAVNEDDICKYQKVLPPLPAHQEESEFSAKDSLPLDSAGVSNHLRKDADHEDTRLFTSSGNCKSTGVASNLSANEDKPLDRSQDANPMELEDKNVDATVPKDSEGLTDVGLYAPDTFDLTQDKTSDSAPTIQDRSALKVVIPEGLLTESHQKVSPPLVHLVPAHHEESDFSAKDSLPLDSVCFSNHLRKDSAHEEARLLVGSGSCKSTVLASNLPVDEEKPCDRSQDFNLMAPEDKNMDSTIPKDSEALTDLCAPDTLDFTQDNTSESASTIQDRSALNVVISEGLVTESHPEQETDASKPNASSEINDFDSVGEEMAKSMMTFLLPQAIPLLKKGSRKEKGAMLAATKDAEEEGMYTLNSDLGSIVPIRSIVPDSLEGDQYGDRVVNHNICSTDKAEADEDSSDDACLLNSYRQVVSVNKHNKSLDDHLEINGSKYIMDSTGRLEECDTYISGSLSVCTSPHNRVVSEEIRDEFANRDGCSLGVIQSKQSKETSDNLPEAIDVIEDNQRGMLNSSKTSENENADKRTVAEIGNESFNKVSNLVYTRRKVHKGNYSAPFSESIVCRNNGDICVPESYPSTETLLALETLQMGSSDDTSNKRDSFCAEAKIGGHSSCLNAEKPSTISKGPINSSVPAVLQDQALVGASGENDTSYSLDLPVSRVENHVDKDVVEHENLLELNNSETSQKQGMIIIHDPNSIPHHSDSKSHSMEFNKELVGNLEFVGCYSHQSPVLSALLSAKGTETYVCVLCGHLVDKDGSLFIYKIQFEGPSVGCPSFVGHTSVTWPMRKDYFGKISLERSSLQFTPDGRCLVLLDSIKTPYCRQGSINCSCSTCTSNRSEENTVKIVEVKLGYVSVVARLKAVDSLECILVCKPNNIVAVGESGRLHLWVMNSMWSAQIENYVLPAEDCISPGIVELKRTPNCTHIVVGHNGCGEFSLWDISKRILVSTFSASSTSVCQFIPVSLFTWQIQCPVSGYSDIEEHLKQMMPATCDGQFSLEGEDLAVWLLVSSSSDFDSQDYMSGDCDLNPVGRWRLALTVKNTMIFGSTLDPRAAVVGASAGQGICGTSDGLVYTWELSTGTKIGDMHQFNGGRVSCIATDDSRSGAVAVACDNRLLVYMHSEKQSVN
- the LOC126606259 gene encoding uncharacterized protein LOC126606259 isoform X1 translates to MTKPPKVAGETKPSGAAEKPDDLEITSIGSLYTGPWDKKYWSSSRGKDRYPYPVGYQAVRAHNGSTYKMEIQEGPKGPLFSIICADGQSCSGQTPDMAWEKFQKKFFPRLKIWHGKRFSCKIDGVEFFGFKNPFVQRLLREMAANVNGTAERSLLPLSFCNRASGTDVDNHSPEPCSFMASPRITGKRSRRRELVNSKSFSSASIKRSRPEYLASVAEASKGKKRYHNNGKNAVNEDDICKYQKVLPPLPAHQEESEFSAKDSLPLDSAGVSNHLRKDADHEDTRLFTSSGNCKSTGVASNLSANEDKPLDRSQDANPMELEDKNVDATVPKDSEGLTDVGLYAPDTFDLTQDKTSDSAPTIQDRSALKVVIPEGLLTESHQKVSPPLVHLVPAHHEESDFSAKDSLPLDSVCFSNHLRKDSAHEEARLLVGSGSCKSTVLASNLPVDEEKPCDRSQDFNLMAPEDKNMDSTIPKDSEALTDLCAPDTLDFTQDNTSESASTIQDRSALNVVISEGLVTESHPEQETDASKPNASSEINDFDSVGEEMAKSMMTFLLPQAIPLLKKGSRKEKGTVSPSEILPCMLKSQEEINETSAPSTGAMLAATKDAEEEGMYTLNSDLGSIVPIRSIVPDSLEGDQYGDRVVNHNICSTDKAEADEDSSDDACLLNSYRQVVSVNKHNKSLDDHLEINGSKYIMDSTGRLEECDTYISGSLSVCTSPHNRVVSEEIRDEFANRDGCSLGVIQSKQSKETSDNLPEAIDVIEDNQRGMLNSSKTSENENADKRTVAEIGNESFNKVSNLVYTRRKVHKGNYSAPFSESIVCRNNGDICVPESYPSTETLLALETLQMGSSDDTSNKRDSFCAEAKIGGHSSCLNAEKPSTISKGPINSSVPAVLQDQALVGASGENDTSYSLDLPVSRVENHVDKDVVEHENLLELNNSETSQKQGMIIIHDPNSIPHHSDSKSHSMEFNKELVGNLEFVGCYSHQSPVLSALLSAKGTETYVCVLCGHLVDKDGSLFIYKIQFEGPSVGCPSFVGHTSVTWPMRKDYFGKISLERSSLQFTPDGRCLVLLDSIKTPYCRQGSINCSCSTCTSNRSEENTVKIVEVKLGYVSVVARLKAVDSLECILVCKPNNIVAVGESGRLHLWVMNSMWSAQIENYVLPAEDCISPGIVELKRTPNCTHIVVGHNGCGEFSLWDISKRILVSTFSASSTSVCQFIPVSLFTWQIQCPVSGYSDIEEHLKQMMPATCDGQFSLEGEDLAVWLLVSSSSDFDSQDYMSGDCDLNPVGRWRLALTVKNTMIFGSTLDPRAAVVGASAGQGICGTSDGLVYTWELSTGTKIGDMHQFNGGRVSCIATDDSRSGAVAVACDNRLLVYMHSEKQSVN